The Chamaesiphon minutus PCC 6605 DNA window TCGATCGGGACGAATATGCTTCTGATGATACTCGACTAAGTCTTGGCGGGTAATTTGTGCGAGTGTCGCCGCAGTGCCCAGGCTGGATCGCGAGTAAGGATGTGCGCCATACAACGACGTCCGTAACTGACGATAAGCATTATTAAACGGTTGTTCTGTCTGCGATCGAATGGCTTGAAGAATTAGCTTTCGCTCGAGGGCGATTTGATCTTCAGGAAAACTGGGCTTTGTGAGAATTTCGCCCGCTAATTTAAAGATGCTGATGAGATCGAATTTAACTGTCTTGAGACTGATTTTGATGTAATCTGTCGTCGTCTCCGCACCCAATCCCGCCCCAACTGATTCGACTCGATCGGCGATTTCTAGAGCCGATAATCTTTGCGTTCCCTTGGTCATGACGGAGGTCAGTAGCTGCGCGATGCCAGCCCGCTCGGCTCTTTCCCAGCGACTCCCTGCCGGGACGAAAAACCGCCCAGAAACAATATCTGCTGTGGGGTTGGCGATCGTCAGAACTGTAATACCATTTGCTAACTGGCTCCGATGAATTGGGGGATTAATCATTGGGAAGGATAATACGAGACACTAAATGCACATCTTACTTACCAAACTACACTATATCCGCCACTGCGTGCCGATACTGCCAGAAAAACGACAACAAGTACAATGGCTGAAGTAAGTATATGTATCGCCAATGTTAGTATACTAATATACTTGAGATGACTGGAGCTAAACTCTTGGCAATTCGATCGATGCCGAGATTTTATAAAGTGCCCGATCTAGCTCCCAAAATACCAAAGTTGTTCTTAATTATTCACGATCGTTCTGGAAAAATATATCAATGAAAAGATTACTGTGGTTTACGTGCTGTTCGATCCAGTCTTTGGTATGGACGACGGCAGCTCAAGCCACCCCCATTAGCGAATCTCCATATTTACCGACTACGTTTGACTTGAGTGCCGATCGCACTGCCGCGTCGGTAGAGAATGTACCTACCAATTCGCTGGCACAAGGGATGCCGTCTACTGAGAGTCTTAGCACACCGCCGAGTCCACCCGAACCAATCGTCAATGATGACTACAAACTTCCAACCTCTCCAGGGTTTTCAATTTTTAATCCTGTTGGTTTTGGAGCGGACAATAATACAGTCTTCTTTTCTGTAAGCTATCAACAGCGCACCCGATTCACCCAAATAGCTGATGGTGAAGCTGGCTTTGGGATCGGCTTAGGAGATGCCTATAGATCGCTGGGTGCAGAGTTGTCCTACAGTATCAATAGTTTTGGTTCTAGTGCTGGCTTTGGGAGCGGTGCATTCAACATCAAACTGCACAAGCGATTGAGCGAAGATACCTCCGTGGCTGTTGGTTGGAACCAGTTCCTCCAAGTGCGATTCAAAGGTGGCCCCAATCTAGGTACCGATTATCCGTCTAATTCATACTATGCCGCTGGTACCAAAATTTTTCGCACTCGCGCTAATGCAGACGATTTCTTCAGTCGTGTTGCTGTGACAGGCGGCGTCGGTAGTGGCGTGTTCTTGCGGTTCGATCGAACGCTCAGTCCTGGTACTTCTAATAGCGGGTTGAATGCTTTTGGTTCGGTTGGCGTGAGAGTTGCCAGACCCGTAAGTGCGATTTTGGAGTGGACGGGGCAAGACTTAGCTGCTGGTTTGTCAATCGCGCCTTTTGAAAATTTCCCGTTAGTAATTACTCCCGCAATTCGCGATCTGGCTGGTGCTGGAGATGGAGCCAGATTCGTCGTTGGTTCGAGTCTATTTTTTAATTTCTAGGAAGCAAAGATAGGTATAATATTTTATACTTTTTTAAAAAGCTTCTAAGGGTAGCATTGGGTAACTAAAAATCGAATATTTGTTAGGGGTTGGCTTCATCCGAGCGATTTGCGTGAAATCGGGACGAACCGATCGAGGTTGACTTTAACTAAATTGTCCATAACATCAAGTGTCATTTTTAACTTTTAGATCCCATGTTAATAAACTCTAAACTTCAACAGTTAACTCTAGGCGTTGCGATCGCTGGGGCGATCTCATGTGGCTCGATGCTACCCGCTATGGCTGGGGGTAACAATGGCAGCAATAGCAGCGGTACGAATGTCAGCAATGTCAGTGGTACTAATGTTAGCAATACCACAGGTACTAACACCAGCAATAGCACAGGCACTAATGCCAGCAATACTACAGGTACTAATGCTAGCAATACTACGGGTACTAACGCAAGCAATGCTTCAGGAACAGATGCCGACTCGAAGGCCAAAGTTCGTTCGATGATTCGTTCTAACGCAATCTGGTAATCCCACATCTTGCACCAAGTTCGATTAATGGTGATGGGAATGGGAAAGGATAAAGGGGAAAGGAACATACCCACAATCTCTTCTTTACCCCTTACCCTATTTTTTATCGACCTGCAAAGATTTCGGCGATCGCGTTCTGAATTTCGCAAGCAGCTCGATACGGGTCGGGAGCCGACTTAATCGGTCTGCCCACTACGATATAATCGGCTCCATTCATAAATGCTGTTTTGACATCGACGGTGCGCTTTTGGTCGTCGCGTGGTTCGGCGGTATTATCTACTGGTCGAATGCCAGGAGTGACGACGAGAAAATTGGCGTCTAAATTGGCTCTGAGGGCTTTGGCTTCACGTCCAGATGAAATCACCCCATCGCACCCGATCGCCAAGGCGCGTTTGGCTCTAGACAGCACTAGGGCGTCAGGATCGCAATCGAATCCCAAGTCATTGAGGTCGCCGCGATCGAGACTTGTCAGGACGGTAACTGCGAGAATTTTAAGATCTTGCTTCTCGCGGACTGCTGCTTTTAAAATTTCATCGTTACCGTGAACGGTGACAAAACTAATACCGCGATTGGTGAGCTGTTTGACTGCCGCGCCAACGGTTTGCGGCACATCAAAAAACTTGAGATCGACAAAGATTTTTTTATTGCGGGCGAGCAACCAATCGATCGTTTCAAAGTATTGTCCGCCCAAAAACATCTCCAGACCTAGCTTGTAAAAAACGATCGCGTCGCCTAATTGTTCGACAATCTGTTTGGCTCGATCGCTACTATCGACATCGAGCGCAAAGATCGTTCTTTCTTTAGGGTCGATATTTTTTTGAGACAGATAAGATCGATCGTCTGACATGATTTTGGCTGGCAACTTTACAGTAATCTGTTTCAAGTTTAGCGGCAAAAGTACCCGAGTTGGCTCGATTCTCGCAGTGAGCCGCAACATTCAAAGGGAGGAGCGATGTATACATCGCTCCTCCCCTAAATCTCGTTAAGTTGAAATCTGCAATCCTCGATCTAGCCTCGCGCCTCAGCCGCTCTTTGTTCGTCTTGGGTTTGCGGCGGACGATAACCATGCTCGAAGGCAAATCTAACCAACTGCGATCTATTTTCCAGATTTAGCTTCGTCAGAATATTACTCAGGTGAGTTTGAACGGTGCGCGGACTGATAAATAATCTTTGACTGATTTGTTTGTTCGTCAAACCTTGAATTACTTCCCAGAATACCCGTGCTTCTGCTGGAGTCAATGGTAGATCTTCTTCTGGTTCGGGATGTTTGACTTGAGCGACAGACTCAGCAACATTCTCGCCGTATTCTGTTTCGGACTCAGTATCTTCTGGCACTTTTTGCATCAAGCGCACCATCTCGGAGTGAATCCGCCGCGAACGTTCGAGTTGAGCTTCGATTTTGGCAAGCAATTCCAATGGCTCGAACGGTTTGGTGATGTAGTCGTCAGCACCGATATAATGACCTTGAATCCGATCTTCGAGATCTTTTTTGGCCGTCAAAAAGATAAATGGTACTAACTGTCCGGGTCTAGTCGCTCGCAAACGGCGACAAAATTCCAAACCATCCATTCCGGGCATCATGATATCTGACACGACCAGATCTGGCGGATCTTGGGCGAACAGTTTTAACCCCTGGACGCCAGAGGTCACCACCCGTACTGAATAACCCCGCTTTTCGAGATAGCGAGTCAGTACGGTTTGGAGGGTTTTATCGTCGTCTACTAATAAGATTTTTTTCACGTTCGGATCCTTGGGGTCACAACGATTTGTTGGGGAAATGGGGTATGAGTAAAAATTAATTAATTTAGCAATACAATCTGTTTACTTTGGCAATTAAAGAATTAATTAGCTTTGCTAATCATTTTAAATAAGGGGAAGACTTATGGTCTATCGGTAGTTAGCCTGCAATTTAACACCACTTGCTGTCGTTGGTTCGACCTGGAGGTGTCGAGCTAACTTGCAGCCAGAGGCTACGATGCTTACTTAGCTATATATACATACATACAACTATACAACCAGGAAAGTTACTAAAGATATCTGAAAAAGTTTTATCGCCCACGATCTAGCTTGCGAATCGTCTGCCAAAATGTTCGTACAGAGCGTTGCTGCTAAACCTATTATTCCCGCATTTTAAGGATATAGCACAATATTACACAGTCTTATGCACAGCTCGGCCTGAGATCGTTTGTAGGGGCAACATCTGCGCTAAAAGATAGTGTGGATGGTTCGCAAGCTACTGAGACGCTCCGGCTACCGATCGGACAATACCGATCGATAATTACCTCAGCATACATCAACCGCACTCTCTGCATGTGAAATTTGATGTGACTATAGCGATAATCTGCCTAAAGGCTACAGCCCCGACTTCTTCGAGAAGCCGAGGCTGTAAGCGAGCGGGCGAGCTGAACTGTGTCAGTATTAAAATTAAGTTTCTTGGACGGCAATAGTTGCAGGTAGCCGACTGAAAGCTAAGTGTTCGTTCTGTACCTCTACAAAGATCGTATCTCCTTCCTTAAAATCACCCCGCAAAATGCCTTTGGCGACGGTTGTTTCTAACTCTTTTTGAATCGTCCGTTTGAGCGGTCGTGCGCCATATACGGGGTCGTAACCGACATTTACTAAGAAGTCGAGCGCAGATTCTGCTAATTTTAGCGATAACTTGCGATCGGCCAACCGTTTTTCGAGACGGCCAACTTGGATTTTGACGATATTCCGCAGTTCGGATTTTTGCAAACTGTGGAAGATAATTGTATCGTCGATCCGGTTGAGAAATTCGGGACGGAAATTATGGCTTAGAGCTTCTAAGACGCGAGCTTTCATCTCATCATATTTATCATCGCCAGCTAGATCCAAAATATATTGCGAACCAATATTACTGGTCATGATAATTACCGTATTCTTGAAGTCTACCGTCCGACCTTGGGAATCGGTGACCCGTCCGTCATCGAGTACCTGCAACAGCACGTTGAAGACATCGGGGTGTGCTTTCTCGATTTCGTCGAACAGAATTACCGCGTAGGGGCGACGGCGAATACTTTCAGTGAGTTGTCCACCTTCTTCATAGCCGACGTAGCCTGGAGGCGCACCAATGAGGCGCGAAACAGCATGTTTTTCCATATATTCGGACATATCAATCCGAATTAGGGCATCTTCAGCGTCGAAGAGGTAGTTGGCTAGCGTTTTGGCTAATTCGGTTTTACCAACACCTGTGGGGCCGAGGAAGATAAAGCTAGCTGTGGGGCGATTGGGGTCGGATAAGCCCGCACGGGAACGCTGGATGGCTTCGGCGACGGCAGTGACGGCTTCGTCTTGGCCAATGACGCGACGGTGTAGTTCGTCTTCGAGGTAGAGGAGTTTTTCGCGTTCGGTTTCGACGAGTTTGGTGAGCGGAATTCCCGTCCATTTAGAGATGATCTCGGCGATATCGGCTTCGGTGACTTCTTCGCGGAGCAGAGATTTTCCGGTAGTTTGGGATTGGGAGAGTTTGACTTCGGCGGCTTCGAGTTTACCTTGGAGTTCGATCGATTTACCAAATTTAAGTGCCGAAGCCTGCGCCAGATCGTAATTGCGTTCGGCTTGTTGGATTTCGATATTGACTCGATCGATTTCCTCTTTGATGGTTTGGATGTCGGTAATCACATCTTTTTCCGACTGCCATTGGGCGGTGAGGGCGCGTTGTTCTTCCTTGAGATCTCCCAGTTCCTTTTCGATCTTTTGCAAACGTTCGCGAGCAGTATTCGACGTATCTTTATTGACTGACAACCGCTCCATTTCTAATTGGAGTACCTTGCGATCGATCTCATCTAATTCTTCAGGCTTAGATGTAATTTCCATCTTCAGGCGGGCGGCGGCTTCGTCCATTAAATCGATCGCTTTATCTGGTAAAAACCTGTCGCTAATATACCGGGTAGATAAGGTGGCCGCAGCTACTAAGGCATTATCAGAGATTTTTACCCCGTGATGCACTTCATAGCGTTCTTTTAAACCCCGCAGAATCGAGATCGTATCTTCGACGCTGGGTTGATCGACATATACTTGTTGAAAGCGACGTTCGAGAGCGGCATCTTTTTCGATATATTTGCGATATTCATCGAGCGTAGTCGCACCGATACACCGCAGCTCGCCCCGCGCCATCATGGGCTTGAGCAAGTTGCCTGCATCCATTGCGCCTTGAGTGGCACCCGCACCAACGACAGTATGGATCTCATCGATAAATAAGATGATTTGACCTTGAGATTCTGTGACCTCTTTAAGCACGGCTTTGAGTCTTTCTTCAAACTCACCGCGATATTTTGCGCCAGCAACTAAAGCACCCATATCGAGCGAAATTAGCTGCCGATCTTTGAGCGATTGGGGTACGTCGCCGCTAATAATTCGCTGGGCTAATCCTTCGGCAATTGCCGTTTTCCCGACACCCGGTTCGCCAATCAGGACAGGATTATTTTTAGTCCGGCGGGATAAGATCTGAATCGTCCGCCGAATTTCATCATCGCGTCCGATCACCGGATCGAGTTTACCCCGACGAGCAAAATCAGTTAGATCTCGCCCGTATTTAGAAAGAGACTCGTATTTGTTTTCGGGATTTTGATCCATTACTTTTTGACTGCCTCGAATTTGGGAGACGATCGTTTTTAACTTACTTTCTTCGAGTTTGAAATCGGCAAAAAATTGCTTGCCAAATCGATCGTCCTGGGGATATGCTAGCAATAGATGCTCGATCGAAATAAATTCATCGCCATACTCTTTACGATATTTCTCTGCTCGATCGAGTAATGTATCGATGCTGCGTCCGAGATAAACCGAAGTTACTTCACCCGATATCCGGGGCTGTTTTTGAATAAAACTCTCTAAGCTTTGCCGAAATTGACTTAAATTCACACCAGCCTTGCTCAAGATGCTCGTTGCTAACCCATCTTGTTCGAGTAATGCTTTGAGCAAATGCTCCGACTCCATCTGCTGGTGATGCGAAGCTTTGGCAATATCTAGGGTATTGGTAACCGCCTGCCAAGCCTTTTCCGTAAATTGTTGGGGGTTATTAGGTTGCATGATGCGACTGGAATAAAATTTTATATAAGCAGCACAGTCGAGGATTATGGCTCGTTTTTGCTACATCCTCATTGTAGTCAGATCGATCGGCTTACTAAGGTCGGTATTTACGATATAGCTGCTGGTTATTGCCGAAATTTTGTCGGTATCGCCACACCGAGCGGTAATTTCTCGTCTGTTGGACTTTGGCTTGAGCCAAATTGACGCGCAGATTGCCGTTTGGCGCGCAGGAGGCAAGCTAGAGCAATTTACATCGCTCTAGCTTGCTATTTCCGATCGGGTGATTTGTAGATCGTCACTAACTCGATGATGGGAAAATTAATATTAATTTTATTTGCAAGTATTACTAAAAATGAAAGAAGCAGAAATACCTGACAAAAACATCTTTATGATGTGCTCGGCATTGAATCAAAATGCCCTCACCGAATTACCCGCTAGTTACTCCATTAGAAACTGTAGAACTGATGAACTAAATATCTGGAAAATGATGCCCTTTGACGATCTCGATCTGGCGAAAGAATATGAGCAATTCATGTCTGATTATTTCAACACAACTTATGCTGATAAAGAACAACTCTTTTTCGCTAAAACCTTGTTTGTCTGCGACCGACAAGATAAACCTATTGCCACTTGCTTAAGTTGGAAAGCCTACGATGAGTTTAGTACGATTCAATGGTTTAAAGTCTTGAAAGAGTATGAAGGGCAAGGTATTGGTAGAGCTTTGCTGTCGATCGTCATGCAGGAAATCGCACTACACGATTATCCTGTTTATCTCCATACACAGCCATCTAGTTTTCGGGCAATTAAGCTTTACTCAGATTTTGGTTTTTCATTACTTTCAGGCGATAATTTCGGCATCAGAAACAACGATTTGGATGAATGCTTGCCGATTTTAGAAAAATTTATGCCAACAGAATATTTTCAGAAACTTAGAATTGTTATTGCCCCCAAAGAGTTTGAGGACGCCACGAACAAGTACGACACAAATCAATTCTGAAATTGAAAACTAGATTTCTGATAATAGTTGGCATAGATTTGGGTTTTTCAGATAGTCTTGGCTAGTTGCCAATTAATCTGCGGTTTGTCGATCGAATTCAACGCTGTATTAATCGCCGAAAAAGGTTTACTCCCAAAGAAGCCATTCCGTGCCGAAAGTGGTGAAGGATGAGCAGATTGAATGACGATATGTCTGCTAGTATCGATTAATTTTAGTTTCTTTTGAGCGTAGGCACCCCATAAGACAAAGATGACTGGAGCGGTTTTTTGATTGACTTTACTAATTACGGCATCTGTAAACTTTTCCCAGCCTTTATCTTTGTGAGAATTAGGTGTATGTGCGCGAACTGTCAGCACCGCATTTAACATCAGGATGCCTTGCTGTGCCCAGTTTACCAGGTAGCCGTGGTTGGGAA harbors:
- the pyrF gene encoding orotidine-5'-phosphate decarboxylase; this encodes MSDDRSYLSQKNIDPKERTIFALDVDSSDRAKQIVEQLGDAIVFYKLGLEMFLGGQYFETIDWLLARNKKIFVDLKFFDVPQTVGAAVKQLTNRGISFVTVHGNDEILKAAVREKQDLKILAVTVLTSLDRGDLNDLGFDCDPDALVLSRAKRALAIGCDGVISSGREAKALRANLDANFLVVTPGIRPVDNTAEPRDDQKRTVDVKTAFMNGADYIVVGRPIKSAPDPYRAACEIQNAIAEIFAGR
- a CDS encoding response regulator transcription factor translates to MKKILLVDDDKTLQTVLTRYLEKRGYSVRVVTSGVQGLKLFAQDPPDLVVSDIMMPGMDGLEFCRRLRATRPGQLVPFIFLTAKKDLEDRIQGHYIGADDYITKPFEPLELLAKIEAQLERSRRIHSEMVRLMQKVPEDTESETEYGENVAESVAQVKHPEPEEDLPLTPAEARVFWEVIQGLTNKQISQRLFISPRTVQTHLSNILTKLNLENRSQLVRFAFEHGYRPPQTQDEQRAAEARG
- the clpB gene encoding ATP-dependent chaperone ClpB, with the translated sequence MQPNNPQQFTEKAWQAVTNTLDIAKASHHQQMESEHLLKALLEQDGLATSILSKAGVNLSQFRQSLESFIQKQPRISGEVTSVYLGRSIDTLLDRAEKYRKEYGDEFISIEHLLLAYPQDDRFGKQFFADFKLEESKLKTIVSQIRGSQKVMDQNPENKYESLSKYGRDLTDFARRGKLDPVIGRDDEIRRTIQILSRRTKNNPVLIGEPGVGKTAIAEGLAQRIISGDVPQSLKDRQLISLDMGALVAGAKYRGEFEERLKAVLKEVTESQGQIILFIDEIHTVVGAGATQGAMDAGNLLKPMMARGELRCIGATTLDEYRKYIEKDAALERRFQQVYVDQPSVEDTISILRGLKERYEVHHGVKISDNALVAAATLSTRYISDRFLPDKAIDLMDEAAARLKMEITSKPEELDEIDRKVLQLEMERLSVNKDTSNTARERLQKIEKELGDLKEEQRALTAQWQSEKDVITDIQTIKEEIDRVNIEIQQAERNYDLAQASALKFGKSIELQGKLEAAEVKLSQSQTTGKSLLREEVTEADIAEIISKWTGIPLTKLVETEREKLLYLEDELHRRVIGQDEAVTAVAEAIQRSRAGLSDPNRPTASFIFLGPTGVGKTELAKTLANYLFDAEDALIRIDMSEYMEKHAVSRLIGAPPGYVGYEEGGQLTESIRRRPYAVILFDEIEKAHPDVFNVLLQVLDDGRVTDSQGRTVDFKNTVIIMTSNIGSQYILDLAGDDKYDEMKARVLEALSHNFRPEFLNRIDDTIIFHSLQKSELRNIVKIQVGRLEKRLADRKLSLKLAESALDFLVNVGYDPVYGARPLKRTIQKELETTVAKGILRGDFKEGDTIFVEVQNEHLAFSRLPATIAVQET
- a CDS encoding GNAT family N-acetyltransferase, producing MKEAEIPDKNIFMMCSALNQNALTELPASYSIRNCRTDELNIWKMMPFDDLDLAKEYEQFMSDYFNTTYADKEQLFFAKTLFVCDRQDKPIATCLSWKAYDEFSTIQWFKVLKEYEGQGIGRALLSIVMQEIALHDYPVYLHTQPSSFRAIKLYSDFGFSLLSGDNFGIRNNDLDECLPILEKFMPTEYFQKLRIVIAPKEFEDATNKYDTNQF
- a CDS encoding uracil-DNA glycosylase; this encodes MTISSISSDWQQVLATEFEQPYFQKLQDFLATERQTAEIFPAEADVFAAFNLTPYDRVNVLLLGQDPYHDTNQAHGLCFSVNPGIKVPPSLVNIYKELHADLGCEIPNHGYLVNWAQQGILMLNAVLTVRAHTPNSHKDKGWEKFTDAVISKVNQKTAPVIFVLWGAYAQKKLKLIDTSRHIVIQSAHPSPLSARNGFFGSKPFSAINTALNSIDKPQINWQLAKTI